The Halictus rubicundus isolate RS-2024b chromosome 6, iyHalRubi1_principal, whole genome shotgun sequence genome contains the following window.
TCGAGTTCTTTAACTAAATTTTCCATACGTTTCTGATAAAAAGATTCTCCCCTTTCTATCAATTTAATGTCCAATCGTGCATATACCTTTTCAAACTCTATATTCAACAAAAACATACATAATTACTGATTCTTAAGCAAATCGgcattactttatttattatatgataggatgatCTTACCTTTTCTAGAAACATCGCAAATTAGATGCCATGCTTTTATCATGTCAGGATCAAATGCTTGTAATTTAACAACACATTGGTAAGCACGTGTTTTAAATTCTTGATCTTCGTCAAATCGTGCCTTCGATTCTTTGTAAAAACTCTAAAATTTACAAATCATTAATTGTAATGGTTTTATCGTCTTTCGGTGTACGCGTTGGGTCTTTGAAATCGTTTCGATCAAAACAGCGATGCTCGCTCCCATGTAAAATTTATTCGCCTATGCACCAAAGGATTAGTCTCAATGGAAATTTAATGCATctcgattaaattaaatttaatcacCTGAAGGTCTGTAATAGGAGGAGACACGGTTAAATAATCAGGAAATCTATCTTGTAGATGAGCTATCAACATTCCAAATTGTGTTCCCCAATCGCCAATGTGATTTATTCTCAACACATCGTGCCCTAGGAATTCCAGTAATCTCGCGATACTATCGCCAATTATAGTGGATCTTAAATGTCCAACATGCATTTCCTTAGCAATGTTCGGACTAGAAAAGTCAACGACAactttttgttttcttgaatacgGTGGCAAAGCTTTTCCACATTTTACTAAATTAGTCAGTGTTGTTTGTGCAAATTCTCGTTTTAGAAATACATTTATAAAGCCTGCACCTGCCACCTCCAACTTAGAAATCAAGTCAGACTTCTCTATTTTCGATATTATATTGTTTGCAACTTCTCGTGGAGATGTTTTAATTCCTATCCGGATATACGTACAGTTAGTAGTACGAGTAATCCTCTAATATTAACTTTTACACTCCTATCGATTCTTACCATTGCTGCTAATTAACGTCACAAGCGGCATAGCGCTATTACATTGATAATCTCCAAATTTCGGGTTGTTACTAGCTGTTAAAATCACTGGTGGTTCAGGCACATTTTCGTATGCAGCATGAATGGCCTTTTCAAATAAATCATACAAAGTATCATATACGCTTACTACATTGTACGCATCAGTTTTCATTCTGTTTTGCATCTTTGCTCTATCAGCTTCGATTgtctaaaaaagaaaacagatacAAGCAACAAGATAAATTTAAATGGTAAGACTAGGGAACCCCTGCCCCTCCTATCGACACGTGACCAGCGCCATTCTCTTCAGCCATTGTTCAGCTGAgccatttaaataataaactatTTAGTAAAAAGCCAAATTTAATTTACATCTTGtataaattgtaatatttggGAAAACATACTCTTTTTAGAATGGCTACCCTATGTTTCAGCTTGATGTTCTCTTGTTCCAGTTTTGTATATTCATCTGTAGATACAGTCTGTAATTTGGAGTCGTTGTTCATAATACTCTGTTGtaaatattcaatttgtttttttaatgcTGCTATTTCCTCTTCCTATAAAACATATGCAAATATGAAGGGTTATATCATTCCTAAatttcagaaataataaaaataacaccAATAACAAAATTTACCGCTGCAGCTGCTCTTTTATAAAAAACTTCCAAGTTCGGTGTAGACATTGTACGCATGAAACGTGCACCTTTCCTCTGATGTACACAAGCACAGCACGTGATTGACTAAaaacgcttttttttttttaatattagcGAAGCTCAAACGATAACGACAATTCTTGTCCACGATTATCACAGAATAATATTCTGAGTAGCATCACAATCGAATCCAATTTCAACGACTAAACTATGTTaattacatatacatacattggTTTTTTCTTCCATACCACCATATTTTGGCATAAGCAGAGAGAATATGAGAGTACTCATACCTGGGATTTCGGTGCTGTCGGTACAGTGCTGCCTTCACACCAACTATTCGCCTGGATCAGATCCTATACCCacgtttagcctggatcagatcaCTAAACTCGTCTGCACTATATATAGTTATActaattagttaatatataacTATATATGTATCTATATAGATTCTAtggtatatgtatatgtatatatatgtcccattaattgaacgaagaatgccagtatatgtgtatgtagTGCGTACACACATGAACATACATATTGAAATATCGAATTGGATACGAATTCATTTGTAAGAAACGAATTCTTTTGTTGTGACTAATACTCTATAACTTCGTTAATAACGATGTATGCATTAAAAATGATACTATTTCTTATCCACAGCGACCTTTATACTTacctacatacatacatacatataaacaCACCGCCTGACCTTTGCCTGCAACGAATACCAATCAGCTGATACGATTTCACAAAAAGAGTTTACTCGACGAAACATTACATTaggaattttattaaattttctggTTACTAGAACTCGTATGTTTCACAACGAAAGATTCACATTTAGTAAGCATTAATTAGATTATCGAACGACAGTATGCGTATGTTCGACGAGCTGTCGGAGGACTTTGTATTTGAATCATCCTCGtaaacatacatatatatgtacatatgtagttTTCTCTTATACGTTTTCTTGGTATGCTTTCACACTGCTCCTGATGTCGACAGTTATGTTACCGCGAATATGTTTTTTTGGCAGATCTCTCAGCATATTTCGAGTATAAATTAATCGTATTCTATCGTGGACACGATTGTGAAATATGGATAACGTGACAGTAAGTAACAGTAAGCTTGGTCTCTAATAAAAACGcgataaatattacaaatttattCATACATTATATTTACATTGTGTTTCCCTGATCTCCTCTTTTCTTTCTAGTAGAAATATTTCTAACTAGACGATCGAAAAAATGATGTATTAGGTTGCTGATGggtaaaatgttttataattGCAGTTGTACTTACATATAGCGATAAGAGGGTACAGAAACTAAAAGGGAACGATTTACAGCATCCGAATTCGTTTGTGACAAGAGTAGAGCGACATACTAATGGactttctttttgtaattttaggGAATACTATGTGCCATGTATAGAGGTTTGGCCGACAGCTTAAGGGGAGCAGTTGTCCTATTTTATATGGACAAACGCATTAATGAAAAGTTATATAAGCAATCCCTGTCTAGGGCAGATATTCATGGGAAAGATATCACGCTTATACATAATCCCTCCAAACATTATAATCAGTTAAGGTacattctatatatatatatatagatcaAAGTTTTTTTGAAAGTTTGTCGCATATGTTGTGTTTGCGACATTACGTTGTGCGCTACATCTTCAGGGAATCAAAAGTGTTGAAAAGAACAATTCAGTGTTGCACGTTAAACGGTGGTGTATTTTGGGCGAGCATACTGATCTTTGAATACGGCCTACTACCATTTCTCAAGTACTTATTGACCATTATATTTGGTCATTCTCCGGGTATGGGTACTACCGTATGGTCATGGACAAAACCATTTTTATCATTAATATTTGGCACTGTATGGGTACTGCCGCTATTTCTACTCAGTAGAATAGTCAACAGTTTATGGTTTCAGGTACGAGTTATTTCACGATCAGAGAGAAAAGATAATAAGAAATACTATATGTATATTTCTAAACCATGTAGGACATAGCGGACAGTGCTTACAGATATAGACAAGGAAGACCGTTACTTTTGTCCAGCGTGAGCAAGTTGGTAGCAGACACGCTTTTCAGTATATTAGTTCAAGCACTGTTTTTGGGCCAAGGAATGTTGGTATCCAGGATTCCAATACCTTTTATAGGTGACATTCTTGCCCTGATACATATGTGCCTTTTATACGCTCTCTACACTTTTGAGTATAAATGGTTCAATATGGGCTGGGAGTTGCACAGACGTTTGAGTTTCATCGAAAGTAACTGGCCATACTTTGTGGGTTTCGGTCTGCCATTGGCAGTACTTACCCAACTACCCAATTCATACATAATAAGGTAATTCGTTATTCGAGACAAAAAGTATTTCATTACAAGCACCGACTGTTTTTCTAACACTAAAACCATCGTTGTTTTAGCGGCTGTGTCTTTTCTATACTATTTCCGTTATTTATCGTTAGTGGAAACGAAGCAGAACCCGTGACCGGAGTATGGTATATAATTTCATATTCTACGTTCTACACAAATAATTCATACCTATTCGTATAGCTATTCATTAGTGCATTTGATGACAccatatatatgttatatttcaGTGATTGTCCTCTCAAACTGTTTTCGCCAGTAATTGCAATCGCAAACACACTCTTCAATAAAACAATTAGACCAGCGACTAGACGGTGACAACGAACAATATGATCCGCATATTAATTTGATAAAATATGTAGCAATAAACTATTTTTCAggtttttacatatttttattattttttttattcggcGTATACTTAACTAATTTTCGTTTGTCGCAACGGAATTCTtatataattgtaaaaaaaagataacaaggaaaaaaaagaaattattgttccACACGTATGACGAAGACAGAAAGTCTGTTTGAAATTTTCGACGGGTTTCGTTAATTATATTTGGAGAAGACGAGAACAGCATGTATATGTACAGTAAAAAACTGTCGTTGTGTCACGTCAGTTTGCACAACGGAGAGTAATATGTTTAGTCTTCTCTATGATATTCAATCAAATTTGTACCggtatacgt
Protein-coding sequences here:
- the Argrs gene encoding arginine--tRNA ligase-like protein is translated as MRTMSTPNLEVFYKRAAAAEEEIAALKKQIEYLQQSIMNNDSKLQTVSTDEYTKLEQENIKLKHRVAILKRTIEADRAKMQNRMKTDAYNVVSVYDTLYDLFEKAIHAAYENVPEPPVILTASNNPKFGDYQCNSAMPLVTLISSNGIKTSPREVANNIISKIEKSDLISKLEVAGAGFINVFLKREFAQTTLTNLVKCGKALPPYSRKQKVVVDFSSPNIAKEMHVGHLRSTIIGDSIARLLEFLGHDVLRINHIGDWGTQFGMLIAHLQDRFPDYLTVSPPITDLQSFYKESKARFDEDQEFKTRAYQCVVKLQAFDPDMIKAWHLICDVSRKEFEKVYARLDIKLIERGESFYQKRMENLVKELESRGLLEEDDGRKVMWSKRKNEIPLTIIKSDGGFTYDTSDLAALKQRVEEERADWIIYVTDVGQSVHFQVLKNCGERAGILKNSHRIDHIGFGVVLGQDKKKFKTRSGDTVKLTDLLDEGLRRALEKLREKERDKVLTTEELKNAQESIAYGCIKYADLSHNRNHDYVFSFDKMLEDKGNTAVYLLYALTRIRSIARAANISQEKLREFAQNTPISIEHEKEWKLAKVLIKFPDVLIKITRNLYLNQLCEYCYEISCAFTEFYDNCYCVEKNEHGEIVKINMSRMLLTEATAIIMEKCFSILGIKPVERM
- the Tank gene encoding EI24 domain-containing protein tank, with product MDNVTGILCAMYRGLADSLRGAVVLFYMDKRINEKLYKQSLSRADIHGKDITLIHNPSKHYNQLRESKVLKRTIQCCTLNGGVFWASILIFEYGLLPFLKYLLTIIFGHSPGMGTTVWSWTKPFLSLIFGTVWVLPLFLLSRIVNSLWFQDIADSAYRYRQGRPLLLSSVSKLVADTLFSILVQALFLGQGMLVSRIPIPFIGDILALIHMCLLYALYTFEYKWFNMGWELHRRLSFIESNWPYFVGFGLPLAVLTQLPNSYIISGCVFSILFPLFIVSGNEAEPVTGVCDCPLKLFSPVIAIANTLFNKTIRPATRR